A single window of Pseudomonas lijiangensis DNA harbors:
- a CDS encoding alpha/beta fold hydrolase, with translation MGLLKVKDGTEIYYKDWGTGQPIVFSHGWPLDADAWDAQMNFLGRLGYRVIAHDRRGHGRSSQPWDGNEMDTYADDLAELFEALDLKDAVLVGHSTGGGEVARYIGRHGTARVAKAVLIGAVPPIMLKTEANPDGLPIEVFDGIRESVTANRSQFFKELAIPFYGFNREGAEVSQGTIDAFWAIGMLGSIKGELDCIKAFSETDFTEDLKKFDIPTLILHGDDDQIVPIAASALKSAELVHGSVLKIIPGASHGMCTTLIDEINGYLLDFIKQ, from the coding sequence ATGGGCCTGCTGAAAGTCAAAGATGGCACCGAGATCTACTACAAGGATTGGGGCACCGGGCAACCGATCGTGTTCTCCCATGGCTGGCCGCTGGATGCCGACGCCTGGGATGCCCAGATGAATTTCCTGGGTCGCCTCGGCTACCGGGTCATTGCTCACGACCGGCGCGGACATGGCCGCTCAAGCCAGCCGTGGGATGGCAATGAAATGGACACTTACGCCGACGATCTGGCCGAGCTGTTCGAGGCGCTGGACCTGAAGGACGCGGTTCTGGTCGGTCACTCCACTGGCGGCGGCGAAGTCGCCCGCTATATTGGCCGTCATGGCACTGCACGAGTCGCCAAGGCAGTGCTGATTGGTGCAGTGCCGCCGATCATGCTCAAGACGGAGGCCAATCCCGACGGGCTGCCTATCGAAGTCTTCGATGGCATTCGCGAAAGCGTCACGGCCAATCGTTCGCAGTTCTTCAAGGAGCTGGCGATACCTTTCTATGGTTTCAATCGCGAGGGCGCCGAGGTTTCCCAGGGCACCATCGATGCGTTCTGGGCCATCGGCATGCTGGGCTCTATCAAGGGTGAGCTGGATTGCATCAAGGCGTTTTCCGAAACCGATTTCACCGAAGACCTGAAGAAGTTCGATATTCCCACCCTGATTCTGCATGGCGATGACGACCAGATCGTGCCCATTGCCGCTTCGGCCCTGAAAAGCGCAGAACTGGTGCACGGCTCGGTGTTGAAGATCATCCCTGGTGCCTCCCATGGCATGTGCACGACATTGATCGATGAGATCAATGGCTATCTGCTGGACTTCATCAAGCAGTAA
- a CDS encoding AEC family transporter, protein MAVSQAILPIFLLIVLGYVLGRRKALTPDSTKALSNLAFKLFMPMVLFTGMAKAPLHDGLDIRILAAYFIPALMVFALVNLVNHRFAGKPTPFGLTASFSNNVLIGIPMIAGLFGNPGLVLLFTVIAVHSLLLFSFQSLYDSFAGNEPFNSRSLIASLANPMIIGLLLGVALNLSGLALPDWADHLTTWLAQAALPCALIVLGANLSSYRLTPSAEALGITFAKLALMPLLVLLACIVLGIEGMPRSVLVLMAAGPSGVNVLGFARNMPDVQKTSSAICMTTILSAGTLPLWMWIGTRL, encoded by the coding sequence GTGGCCGTTTCCCAAGCCATCCTGCCGATATTCCTGTTGATCGTCCTGGGGTACGTGCTGGGGCGCCGCAAGGCACTCACTCCCGACAGCACCAAAGCCCTGAGCAATCTGGCCTTCAAGCTGTTCATGCCCATGGTGCTGTTTACCGGCATGGCCAAGGCGCCGCTGCACGATGGTCTGGATATCCGGATACTGGCGGCCTACTTCATTCCTGCGCTGATGGTCTTTGCGCTGGTCAATCTGGTGAACCACCGCTTTGCGGGGAAGCCGACACCTTTTGGGCTGACGGCGAGCTTTTCCAATAACGTCTTGATCGGCATTCCGATGATTGCCGGTCTGTTCGGCAATCCGGGGCTGGTTCTGCTGTTTACCGTGATTGCCGTTCACAGCCTGCTGCTGTTCAGCTTCCAGAGCCTGTACGACAGTTTTGCGGGCAACGAGCCATTCAACTCACGCTCATTGATTGCCAGCCTGGCCAACCCGATGATCATTGGTCTGCTGCTGGGCGTGGCGCTGAACCTCTCCGGCCTGGCCTTACCGGACTGGGCCGATCACCTCACCACCTGGCTGGCCCAGGCCGCCCTGCCCTGCGCCTTGATCGTGCTGGGCGCCAACCTCTCCAGCTACCGGCTGACTCCCAGCGCCGAGGCATTGGGCATCACCTTCGCCAAGCTGGCGCTGATGCCGCTGCTGGTGTTGCTGGCCTGTATCGTTCTGGGTATCGAGGGCATGCCGCGATCCGTGCTGGTGCTGATGGCGGCAGGACCGTCCGGGGTCAATGTGCTGGGCTTTGCCCGGAACATGCCGGATGTGCAGAAAACCAGTTCGGCGATCTGCATGACCACCATTCTGTCGGCGGGGACATTGCCGCTGTGGATGTGGATCGGGACGCGGCTGTAG
- the ntrB gene encoding nitrate ABC transporter permease → MNAESKSFKAAGTPVSVTGKPASRWPARIKNLRQFLVQGVLPPLVVGALFLLLWQMLCSGKGAALPPPTQVIHETWELIIHPFYDNGGNDKGMAWQLLASLQRVAYGYTLAVVAGISLGVLVGQSAWAMRALDPLFQILRTVPPLAWLPLSLAGFKDSHPSAIFVIFITAIWPIIINTSVGVRNIPDDYRNVAKVLRLNGVEYFCKIMLPAAAPYIFSGLRIGVGLSWLAIIAAEMLIGGVGIGFFIWDAWNASRISDIILALIYVGVVGFLLDRLVALIGHLVTRGTSAG, encoded by the coding sequence ATGAACGCTGAAAGTAAAAGCTTCAAGGCCGCGGGAACGCCCGTGAGCGTCACCGGCAAGCCTGCCAGTCGCTGGCCTGCCCGGATCAAGAACCTGCGTCAGTTCCTTGTGCAGGGTGTATTGCCACCGCTGGTGGTGGGCGCGCTGTTTCTGTTGCTGTGGCAAATGCTCTGCAGCGGCAAGGGCGCGGCCTTGCCGCCGCCGACCCAGGTCATTCATGAAACCTGGGAGCTGATCATCCATCCGTTCTATGACAACGGCGGTAATGACAAGGGCATGGCCTGGCAACTGCTCGCCAGCCTGCAACGTGTCGCTTACGGCTATACGCTGGCGGTGGTCGCCGGGATCAGCCTCGGGGTGTTGGTCGGTCAGTCGGCCTGGGCCATGCGCGCACTGGACCCGCTGTTCCAGATCCTGCGTACCGTACCGCCGCTGGCCTGGTTGCCGCTGTCGCTGGCAGGTTTCAAGGACAGCCATCCTTCGGCGATTTTCGTGATTTTCATCACCGCCATCTGGCCGATCATCATCAATACCTCGGTGGGCGTGCGCAACATTCCCGATGACTACCGCAACGTGGCCAAGGTCCTGCGTCTCAATGGCGTGGAGTACTTCTGCAAGATCATGCTGCCTGCTGCTGCGCCGTACATCTTCTCCGGCCTACGTATCGGCGTCGGCCTTTCCTGGCTGGCGATCATTGCCGCCGAAATGCTGATCGGTGGCGTGGGTATCGGCTTCTTCATCTGGGATGCGTGGAACGCCTCGCGCATCAGCGACATCATCCTGGCGCTGATCTATGTCGGTGTCGTCGGGTTTCTACTCGACCGGTTGGTGGCCCTGATCGGTCATCTGGTCACTCGCGGCACATCGGCCGGTTAA
- a CDS encoding HDOD domain-containing protein: MPSMTLEKLFEELHSLPSIPKVAQDLMVQFDNPSSNLESIARNIEKDPVIAAKVLRLANSARFRGSRESSSIEDAAMRLGFNTLRTLVMASAVTGAFKAGPSFDLKAFWLKSFQVAGICRMLAKQTGADPEIAFTCGVMHNIGELLIQTGAPQVAERLNNAAKAGTAGRAANETLQLGFGYPEVGEELARRWQLPKVIQQAIAYQARPMQAPENAQLPRIVAQAIMISDALEAHDGATPEAQKAATGPLTEEVDLDTLFKGLPAVLEADKAFSQLLS; the protein is encoded by the coding sequence ATGCCATCGATGACCCTTGAAAAACTGTTTGAAGAGTTGCACAGCCTGCCCAGCATTCCCAAAGTGGCCCAGGACCTGATGGTGCAGTTCGATAACCCCTCCTCCAACCTGGAAAGCATCGCCCGCAATATCGAGAAGGACCCGGTGATTGCCGCGAAGGTACTGCGCCTGGCCAACTCGGCCCGGTTCCGTGGCTCCCGTGAGTCATCCAGTATCGAAGACGCTGCCATGCGCCTGGGTTTCAATACTCTGCGCACGCTGGTGATGGCGTCGGCAGTGACCGGTGCTTTCAAGGCCGGGCCGAGTTTCGACCTCAAGGCCTTCTGGCTCAAAAGCTTCCAGGTCGCGGGGATCTGCCGGATGCTGGCCAAGCAGACCGGCGCAGATCCTGAAATCGCCTTTACCTGCGGGGTCATGCATAACATTGGTGAGCTGCTGATCCAGACTGGTGCGCCACAAGTGGCCGAACGCTTGAACAACGCTGCCAAGGCCGGGACAGCAGGTCGTGCAGCCAACGAAACACTGCAATTGGGCTTCGGTTATCCGGAAGTGGGCGAAGAACTGGCCCGCCGCTGGCAACTGCCGAAGGTGATTCAGCAGGCCATCGCGTATCAGGCCCGCCCGATGCAGGCCCCGGAAAACGCTCAACTGCCCCGGATCGTGGCTCAGGCCATCATGATTTCCGATGCACTTGAGGCCCATGACGGTGCCACACCCGAAGCCCAGAAGGCCGCCACCGGCCCGCTGACGGAGGAAGTGGATCTGGACACTCTGTTCAAGGGCCTGCCGGCAGTACTGGAAGCGGACAAGGCGTTTTCACAATTGCTGTCCTGA
- a CDS encoding ABC transporter ATP-binding protein → MNAHDKYLSIENVSKTFERDGVSSQVLTGVNLEVARGEYISIIGHSGCGKSTVLNIVAGLTESTSGAVILDGKEVRTPGPDRSLVFQNHSLLPWLTVYENVALAVDKVFKHSKSKAERHEWVLYNLDMVSMSHALHKRPSEVSGGMKQRVGIARALAMQPKVLLLDEPFGALDALTRAHLQDEVMRIQSELQNTVLMITHDVDEAVLLSDRIVMMTNGPSATIGEILTIDLPRPRNRIAMADDPLYNQYRHAVLSFLYEKHRKVEAVAV, encoded by the coding sequence ATGAATGCGCACGACAAATATCTGAGCATCGAAAACGTCAGCAAGACCTTCGAGCGTGACGGCGTCTCCAGCCAGGTCCTGACCGGTGTCAACCTGGAAGTGGCGCGGGGCGAGTACATCTCCATCATCGGCCACTCGGGCTGCGGCAAATCGACGGTATTGAATATTGTGGCCGGTCTGACCGAGTCCACCAGCGGTGCGGTGATTCTGGATGGCAAGGAGGTTCGCACACCGGGCCCGGATCGCAGCCTGGTGTTCCAGAACCATTCGCTGCTGCCCTGGCTGACGGTCTACGAGAACGTGGCGCTGGCGGTCGACAAGGTGTTCAAACACAGCAAGAGCAAGGCCGAGCGCCATGAATGGGTGCTCTATAACCTGGACATGGTCAGCATGAGCCATGCCCTGCACAAGCGCCCGAGTGAAGTGTCCGGCGGCATGAAGCAGCGGGTCGGCATCGCCCGTGCGCTGGCCATGCAGCCCAAGGTCCTGCTGCTGGACGAGCCCTTTGGCGCACTGGATGCGTTGACTCGCGCCCACTTGCAGGACGAGGTGATGCGTATCCAGAGCGAATTGCAGAACACGGTGCTGATGATCACCCACGACGTTGACGAAGCGGTGCTGCTTTCCGACCGCATCGTGATGATGACCAACGGCCCGTCGGCGACCATCGGCGAAATCCTCACGATCGACCTGCCGCGCCCACGCAACCGTATCGCCATGGCCGATGACCCGCTGTACAACCAGTATCGCCATGCGGTGTTGAGCTTCCTGTACGAGAAGCATCGCAAGGTAGAAGCAGTGGCCGTCTGA
- the phnN gene encoding phosphonate metabolism protein/1,5-bisphosphokinase (PRPP-forming) PhnN — MVGRLIYLIGPSGSGKDSLLDAARETLALNDCRIVRRVITRSAEAVGEAAQAVSVEQFETMREQGAFALSWQANGLRYGIPIEIDQWLLEGHNVLINGSRAHLQQAQVRYPTLLAVLLTVDQQVLRQRLLARGRESVAEIEARLERNASFAVNVMAGNPSVFLLDNSGELQQTVNTLIRYIDSQREPA; from the coding sequence ATGGTGGGCAGGTTGATCTATCTCATCGGGCCGTCGGGTTCAGGCAAGGACAGCCTGCTGGATGCCGCACGGGAAACATTGGCCCTCAATGATTGCCGTATCGTGCGGCGGGTCATTACCCGTTCTGCCGAGGCCGTGGGTGAAGCAGCCCAGGCCGTCAGTGTCGAACAGTTCGAAACCATGCGCGAGCAGGGCGCTTTTGCCTTGAGCTGGCAGGCCAATGGTCTGCGCTACGGCATTCCCATCGAAATAGACCAGTGGCTGCTTGAAGGCCATAACGTGCTCATCAACGGTTCAAGGGCTCACTTGCAGCAGGCGCAAGTGCGTTATCCGACGCTGCTGGCGGTGCTGCTGACGGTGGATCAGCAGGTCTTGCGTCAGCGTCTGTTGGCACGAGGACGCGAATCGGTTGCGGAAATCGAAGCAAGACTAGAGCGCAACGCTTCCTTTGCCGTGAATGTAATGGCTGGCAACCCCTCGGTTTTCCTGCTGGATAACTCCGGCGAACTGCAACAGACCGTCAACACCCTCATTCGCTACATCGACAGCCAGCGCGAACCCGCCTGA
- a CDS encoding methyl-accepting chemotaxis protein, whose amino-acid sequence MTNSDQQANRTESVAAAINQLGAAAHEIAQNAARTSQQSSDASDLAGEGQSVVQQTIAAMNELSGKISESCVNIESLNGKTANIGQILEVITSISQQTNLLALNAAIEAARAGEAGRGFAVVADEVRNLAHRTQDSAQQVQTMIEELQVGAREAVVNMTESQRQSEDSVSIANRAGERLGSVTRRIDEINGMNQSVATATEEQTAVVESINVDITHINTLNQQGVDNLRLTLDACNLLEEQAARLQQLVGSFRI is encoded by the coding sequence ATGACCAACTCCGACCAGCAAGCCAACCGTACCGAAAGTGTGGCTGCGGCCATCAATCAACTGGGCGCTGCCGCCCATGAAATTGCCCAGAACGCTGCGCGCACCTCGCAACAGTCCAGCGATGCCAGCGACCTGGCCGGTGAAGGCCAGAGCGTCGTGCAGCAGACCATTGCCGCGATGAACGAACTGTCGGGCAAGATCAGCGAGTCGTGCGTCAACATCGAGAGCCTCAATGGCAAGACCGCCAATATCGGGCAGATTCTCGAGGTCATCACCAGCATTTCCCAGCAGACCAACCTGCTGGCCCTCAACGCTGCCATCGAGGCTGCTCGCGCAGGTGAAGCAGGCCGTGGTTTTGCCGTGGTGGCCGATGAGGTTCGCAATCTGGCGCACCGGACTCAGGATTCTGCCCAGCAAGTGCAGACCATGATCGAAGAGTTGCAGGTCGGCGCCCGTGAGGCGGTCGTGAACATGACTGAAAGCCAGCGTCAGAGCGAGGACAGCGTGAGCATCGCCAACCGCGCCGGTGAGCGCTTGGGCAGCGTCACCCGACGTATCGACGAAATCAACGGCATGAACCAGTCGGTTGCCACTGCAACTGAAGAGCAGACCGCCGTTGTGGAGTCGATCAACGTCGACATCACGCATATCAACACCCTCAACCAGCAGGGTGTCGATAACCTGCGCCTGACGCTGGATGCCTGCAACCTGCTGGAAGAGCAGGCCGCCCGTTTGCAACAATTGGTGGGAAGTTTCCGCATCTGA
- a CDS encoding CmpA/NrtA family ABC transporter substrate-binding protein: protein MDDKPDSLEQDSPENAPRRSFLKQSLGLLGGGAALSILPPGLQSVVWAAGTDGLETTSAKLGFIALTDAAPLFVADEKGLFAKYGMTGVEVLKQSSWGTTRDNLVLGSASNGIDGAHILTPMPYLIAAGKITPNNRPVPMYILARLNVGGQCISVGNEYADLKLGLDSAPFKTALAAKKTAGKSINAAMTFPGGTHDLWMRYWLAAGGIDPNKDLSTIVVPPPQMVANMKVGSMDSFCVGEPWNGQLVNQKIGYTANTTSEIWNNHPEKALALRADYVDANPNAAKALLKAVMEAQMFCDQPENKEEVAQICAKRRWINAPYDDIVQRMKGNFDYGTGKVVENSPFLMRYWNEFASYPFKSHDLWFLTENKRWGYLPQGFDSQALVDKVNREDIWRKAAAELNVPAAQIPASTSRGIERFFDGKTFDPQNPQAYLDSQTIKALS from the coding sequence ATGGACGATAAGCCAGATAGCCTTGAGCAAGACAGCCCGGAAAATGCACCTCGGCGGTCTTTCCTCAAACAGTCGCTGGGCTTGCTGGGCGGCGGTGCAGCACTGAGTATCCTGCCACCTGGCTTGCAGTCCGTGGTCTGGGCTGCTGGCACCGATGGCCTGGAAACCACCAGTGCCAAGCTGGGGTTCATTGCCCTGACCGACGCCGCGCCGCTGTTCGTGGCCGACGAGAAAGGTCTGTTCGCCAAGTACGGCATGACCGGTGTCGAAGTGCTGAAACAGTCGTCCTGGGGCACCACACGCGACAACCTGGTACTGGGCTCGGCCAGCAATGGCATCGATGGCGCACACATCCTGACGCCCATGCCTTACCTGATCGCCGCAGGCAAGATCACCCCCAATAACAGGCCGGTGCCGATGTACATCCTGGCGCGCCTGAACGTGGGTGGCCAGTGCATTTCCGTGGGCAACGAATACGCTGACCTGAAACTGGGCCTCGACTCGGCGCCTTTCAAGACCGCACTGGCTGCCAAGAAGACAGCCGGCAAGAGCATCAACGCCGCAATGACTTTCCCTGGCGGCACCCATGACCTGTGGATGCGCTACTGGCTGGCGGCCGGTGGCATCGATCCGAACAAGGACCTGTCGACCATCGTCGTGCCGCCACCGCAAATGGTCGCCAACATGAAGGTCGGCAGCATGGACAGCTTCTGTGTGGGCGAGCCGTGGAACGGGCAACTGGTCAATCAGAAGATCGGCTACACCGCCAACACCACCAGCGAAATCTGGAATAACCACCCGGAAAAAGCCCTGGCGTTGCGTGCCGACTATGTAGACGCCAATCCCAACGCGGCCAAGGCGTTGCTCAAGGCCGTGATGGAAGCGCAGATGTTCTGCGATCAGCCGGAAAACAAGGAAGAGGTCGCGCAAATCTGCGCCAAGCGCCGCTGGATCAACGCTCCTTACGACGACATCGTGCAACGCATGAAAGGCAACTTCGATTACGGCACCGGCAAGGTCGTGGAAAACAGCCCGTTCCTGATGCGCTACTGGAACGAGTTCGCGTCCTACCCGTTCAAGAGCCATGACCTGTGGTTCCTCACCGAGAACAAACGCTGGGGCTACCTGCCGCAGGGTTTCGACAGCCAGGCGCTGGTGGACAAGGTCAACCGTGAAGACATCTGGCGCAAGGCAGCGGCTGAACTGAACGTACCGGCGGCACAGATTCCGGCCTCCACCTCGCGTGGCATCGAGAGGTTCTTCGATGGCAAGACCTTTGATCCGCAAAACCCGCAGGCCTATCTGGACAGCCAGACCATCAAGGCTCTGTCCTGA
- a CDS encoding nitrate regulatory protein: MTDKNMPAALRFMLAARRSELEGLEGLASTCQMVTQVGQLVHALQRERGYSNMFLGSGKAHHLTQLDVLTAEAKAVEARVLDSFERIDLDAASASDRARLFNRIAYVMHGLDELPGLRRRIREQRLTPQDATMVLSRLIGGLLAVVFEAADTAIDPVVTRVLVAMFNFMQGKELAGQERACGVGGFLAGYFDAAAHDRLQHLVQSQERCFQTFIQFADDDARRLWRNQESSDCVAQLGRLRGVALKTSEDEKVDSMLSEVWFDLNTLRIDAMRDIEIYLADGLLVKCQESIKQARADLDNHRQLLTRLVSLEAEGSVDQARLFSVQAIDLDSTPTDGLGPNLGRSVLDLLQSQTQRLLSANDELEEARQALNERKLIERAKRLLMDEHQLSEGQAYERLRQSAMERGQRMVDVSQTLLAFAAARPAPRKRH, translated from the coding sequence ATGACTGATAAAAACATGCCCGCAGCATTGCGTTTCATGTTGGCTGCGCGCCGCAGCGAACTGGAAGGCCTGGAAGGATTGGCCTCCACTTGTCAGATGGTGACGCAGGTCGGCCAGCTGGTGCATGCCCTGCAACGTGAGCGTGGTTATTCCAATATGTTTCTGGGCAGCGGCAAGGCCCATCACCTGACCCAGCTCGATGTACTGACAGCCGAGGCCAAGGCCGTTGAAGCCCGGGTCCTTGATTCTTTCGAGCGCATCGATCTGGACGCCGCCAGCGCATCCGACCGGGCCCGGCTGTTCAACCGTATTGCCTATGTCATGCATGGCCTGGATGAGTTGCCCGGCTTGCGGCGACGTATTCGCGAGCAGCGGCTGACCCCTCAGGACGCCACCATGGTGCTGAGCCGTCTGATCGGTGGCTTGCTGGCGGTGGTGTTCGAGGCCGCCGACACAGCGATTGATCCTGTGGTCACCCGTGTGCTGGTAGCGATGTTCAATTTCATGCAGGGCAAGGAACTGGCCGGGCAAGAGCGCGCCTGTGGTGTGGGAGGTTTTCTGGCGGGCTATTTCGATGCTGCAGCCCATGACCGGCTTCAGCATCTGGTGCAGAGCCAGGAGCGTTGCTTCCAGACCTTCATCCAGTTTGCCGACGACGATGCACGACGCCTGTGGCGCAATCAGGAAAGCAGCGATTGCGTGGCGCAGCTTGGGCGTTTGCGTGGCGTGGCGTTGAAAACCTCGGAAGACGAGAAAGTCGACTCGATGCTTTCCGAAGTCTGGTTCGACCTCAACACCCTGCGCATCGATGCCATGCGCGATATCGAGATCTATCTGGCCGACGGGCTGCTGGTCAAGTGTCAGGAGAGCATCAAGCAGGCCCGTGCCGATCTGGACAACCACCGACAATTGCTCACCCGTCTGGTGAGCCTGGAAGCCGAAGGCAGTGTCGATCAGGCGCGTCTGTTCAGTGTCCAGGCCATTGATCTGGACAGTACGCCAACCGATGGCCTGGGGCCGAACCTTGGGCGTTCGGTTCTGGATCTGTTGCAGTCCCAGACCCAGCGCCTGCTGAGCGCCAATGATGAACTCGAAGAGGCACGACAGGCCCTCAACGAACGCAAGCTGATCGAACGGGCCAAGCGTCTGTTGATGGACGAGCATCAATTGAGCGAAGGCCAGGCCTATGAGCGTCTGCGCCAGTCGGCGATGGAGCGTGGCCAGCGTATGGTCGATGTCTCCCAGACTCTGCTGGCCTTTGCCGCAGCACGTCCGGCGCCACGTAAACGCCACTGA